Proteins encoded in a region of the Canis lupus dingo isolate Sandy chromosome 17, ASM325472v2, whole genome shotgun sequence genome:
- the TEX37 gene encoding testis-expressed sequence 37 protein isoform X3, with the protein MMGHGDYLRLSAMAGAVYPRQAPVDLDIYQSSYMVDYQPYGKDKYSRVTPQEQVKLDAQLRDKELYRPIPSSKPKLEDGYPAFRTLHMTARDLGQPGFFPPQDHGTAAEDECRFTSICCSVYPACHPLYLAQGDPNRGRQSTGFPCLLEPERQPAADVGKGYFLLPGCLCPYHHKVKFPILNRWGPLMPFYQ; encoded by the exons ATGATGGGACACGGGGACTATTTGAG GTTATCTGCTATGGCAGGTGCGGTGTACCCCAGACAG GCCCCTGTGGATTTAGACATATACCAAAGCTCCTACATGGTTGACTATCAACCCTACGGGAAGGACAAATACTCCAGGGTCACACCACAAGAG CAGGTGAAGCTGGATGCCCAACTCCGGGACAAAGAATTGTATAGGCCCATCCCCAGCTCCAAGCCCAAGCTAGAGGATGGGTACCCCGCCTTCAGAACACTCCACATGACCGCCAGAGACCTGGGGCAGCCCGGCTTCTTCCCCCCGCAGGACCATGGGACCGCAGCAGAGGACGAATGCAGGTTCACCAGTATCTGCTGTTCCGTGTACCCCGCTTGCCACCCCCTGTACCTGGCCCAAGGTGATCCCAACCGGGGCCGCCAGAGCACCGGCTTTCCATGCCTCCTGGAGCCTGAGCGCCAGCCTGCGGCGGACGTGGGCAAAGGCTACTTTCTACTGCCTGGCTGTCTCTGTCCTTATCACCACAAAGTCAAGTTCCCCATCTTGAACCGATGGGGCCCCTTGATGCCATTTTACCAGTAG
- the TEX37 gene encoding testis-expressed sequence 37 protein isoform X2, translating into MLLSEFTWDQAFWNTSGLPWEGEPGTEELTPKRLSAMAGAVYPRQAPVDLDIYQSSYMVDYQPYGKDKYSRVTPQEQVKLDAQLRDKELYRPIPSSKPKLEDGYPAFRTLHMTARDLGQPGFFPPQDHGTAAEDECRFTSICCSVYPACHPLYLAQGDPNRGRQSTGFPCLLEPERQPAADVGKGYFLLPGCLCPYHHKVKFPILNRWGPLMPFYQ; encoded by the exons ATGCTGCTGTCAGAGTTCACATGGGATCAGGCCTTCTGGAACACCAGCGGCTTGCCGTGGGAGGGTGAGCCAGGAACAGAGGAATTGACACCCAAGAG GTTATCTGCTATGGCAGGTGCGGTGTACCCCAGACAG GCCCCTGTGGATTTAGACATATACCAAAGCTCCTACATGGTTGACTATCAACCCTACGGGAAGGACAAATACTCCAGGGTCACACCACAAGAG CAGGTGAAGCTGGATGCCCAACTCCGGGACAAAGAATTGTATAGGCCCATCCCCAGCTCCAAGCCCAAGCTAGAGGATGGGTACCCCGCCTTCAGAACACTCCACATGACCGCCAGAGACCTGGGGCAGCCCGGCTTCTTCCCCCCGCAGGACCATGGGACCGCAGCAGAGGACGAATGCAGGTTCACCAGTATCTGCTGTTCCGTGTACCCCGCTTGCCACCCCCTGTACCTGGCCCAAGGTGATCCCAACCGGGGCCGCCAGAGCACCGGCTTTCCATGCCTCCTGGAGCCTGAGCGCCAGCCTGCGGCGGACGTGGGCAAAGGCTACTTTCTACTGCCTGGCTGTCTCTGTCCTTATCACCACAAAGTCAAGTTCCCCATCTTGAACCGATGGGGCCCCTTGATGCCATTTTACCAGTAG
- the TEX37 gene encoding testis-expressed sequence 37 protein isoform X4, with protein MAGAVYPRQAPVDLDIYQSSYMVDYQPYGKDKYSRVTPQEQVKLDAQLRDKELYRPIPSSKPKLEDGYPAFRTLHMTARDLGQPGFFPPQDHGTAAEDECRFTSICCSVYPACHPLYLAQGDPNRGRQSTGFPCLLEPERQPAADVGKGYFLLPGCLCPYHHKVKFPILNRWGPLMPFYQ; from the exons ATGGCAGGTGCGGTGTACCCCAGACAG GCCCCTGTGGATTTAGACATATACCAAAGCTCCTACATGGTTGACTATCAACCCTACGGGAAGGACAAATACTCCAGGGTCACACCACAAGAG CAGGTGAAGCTGGATGCCCAACTCCGGGACAAAGAATTGTATAGGCCCATCCCCAGCTCCAAGCCCAAGCTAGAGGATGGGTACCCCGCCTTCAGAACACTCCACATGACCGCCAGAGACCTGGGGCAGCCCGGCTTCTTCCCCCCGCAGGACCATGGGACCGCAGCAGAGGACGAATGCAGGTTCACCAGTATCTGCTGTTCCGTGTACCCCGCTTGCCACCCCCTGTACCTGGCCCAAGGTGATCCCAACCGGGGCCGCCAGAGCACCGGCTTTCCATGCCTCCTGGAGCCTGAGCGCCAGCCTGCGGCGGACGTGGGCAAAGGCTACTTTCTACTGCCTGGCTGTCTCTGTCCTTATCACCACAAAGTCAAGTTCCCCATCTTGAACCGATGGGGCCCCTTGATGCCATTTTACCAGTAG
- the TEX37 gene encoding testis-expressed sequence 37 protein isoform X1, translated as MLIFSFLDHSQPKGVKEGEILTEEGQASFSGNSTLEGPWLSAMAGAVYPRQAPVDLDIYQSSYMVDYQPYGKDKYSRVTPQEQVKLDAQLRDKELYRPIPSSKPKLEDGYPAFRTLHMTARDLGQPGFFPPQDHGTAAEDECRFTSICCSVYPACHPLYLAQGDPNRGRQSTGFPCLLEPERQPAADVGKGYFLLPGCLCPYHHKVKFPILNRWGPLMPFYQ; from the exons atgcttattttttcttttttggatcaCAGCCAGCCTAAAGGTGTGAAAGAGGGTGAAATTTTGACGGAGGAGGGACAAGCCAGCTTTTCAGGCAACAGCACCCTGGAGGGGCCATG GTTATCTGCTATGGCAGGTGCGGTGTACCCCAGACAG GCCCCTGTGGATTTAGACATATACCAAAGCTCCTACATGGTTGACTATCAACCCTACGGGAAGGACAAATACTCCAGGGTCACACCACAAGAG CAGGTGAAGCTGGATGCCCAACTCCGGGACAAAGAATTGTATAGGCCCATCCCCAGCTCCAAGCCCAAGCTAGAGGATGGGTACCCCGCCTTCAGAACACTCCACATGACCGCCAGAGACCTGGGGCAGCCCGGCTTCTTCCCCCCGCAGGACCATGGGACCGCAGCAGAGGACGAATGCAGGTTCACCAGTATCTGCTGTTCCGTGTACCCCGCTTGCCACCCCCTGTACCTGGCCCAAGGTGATCCCAACCGGGGCCGCCAGAGCACCGGCTTTCCATGCCTCCTGGAGCCTGAGCGCCAGCCTGCGGCGGACGTGGGCAAAGGCTACTTTCTACTGCCTGGCTGTCTCTGTCCTTATCACCACAAAGTCAAGTTCCCCATCTTGAACCGATGGGGCCCCTTGATGCCATTTTACCAGTAG